In Mucilaginibacter celer, one DNA window encodes the following:
- a CDS encoding Kelch repeat-containing protein codes for MIKKDKILMLRKKACKIVLLFIMLLPALKGNGQGLQFGSNDSLMSKRTSYQVFKQDPPTFHNRVVISFDLSLWDNQHLGYILNLTDVKGNSYSLSSIYNMGSFLNFNIDSRSNKLNIPLANSVLKRRKWMKIVVDLDLKGDKVGVSVDGKWYRAGGLGFDGKMTARITFGKNEHYSDVPNMAIKNLVVSNDDDRYSFQLNEWTGNDVYSAEGDDLGHVDNPSWLINESYFWKQKYTRTFNEVAGLNFNQRTGQFFIFKNDSVFYYDNERGNAWAKAFKKQLDVPLHLGKSVINVKENKCYLYEVLRAPKPSPSIAAFNLDSLTWDFYGRATITEQRHHHNIFYDKDFNNLYLFGGYGSFKYYKDFFKYDKITDNWQIQNFTGDVITPRFFSASSTADSNNDVYIFGGYGNQSGNQVVGGMHYYDLYRVNLSTHTVKKLWDIKPNEEAFVPANNLIISKDKQFFYALCYPHEKPKTAMRLYKFSIKDGSYQIVSGTIPVVSERIETDHNLFYNATQDVFYCTTQEFITPSQSVIKIFALTAPPVSELDYLAAHQPRQKTFTLYRVLGGVSALLLLAGIVMFFLKRKRTDDEVPAPAGNEAPVITYREENEPGSRANAVYLLGEFTVFDKNAKDITYLFSSKIKQLFILILLNSRDKSGVISKKISTILWPDKDVAKTKNIRGVTINHLRKILSDIEGLELTFLNDTYSFVIADDFYCDYFIVRDDLKQAGNAEQSLFNHFDLVARGGLLQHIPEIWLDDFKQEYEEALMPVILPVIKKVYDSFDYKRALEISRVVLNIDPFNDIAIKFKIKALRRTRGIEHARKVYDEFAAEYEKSLGEEYHVPFEKICSNKSDER; via the coding sequence ATGATAAAAAAAGATAAAATTTTAATGCTTCGTAAAAAGGCATGTAAGATTGTATTGCTTTTTATTATGCTGCTCCCTGCGCTAAAAGGTAATGGCCAGGGCCTCCAGTTCGGATCGAACGACAGCCTGATGAGCAAACGCACCTCGTACCAGGTGTTTAAGCAAGACCCTCCTACATTTCACAATCGTGTTGTTATCTCCTTCGATCTTTCGTTATGGGATAATCAACACCTCGGTTATATTTTAAATTTAACCGATGTAAAAGGTAACTCCTATAGCCTGAGCTCTATTTACAACATGGGGTCCTTTCTTAATTTTAATATTGATAGCCGTAGCAATAAACTGAATATCCCGCTTGCCAATAGCGTGTTAAAAAGGCGCAAATGGATGAAGATTGTGGTGGATCTGGATTTGAAAGGCGATAAGGTGGGTGTTTCGGTCGACGGTAAATGGTACCGCGCCGGTGGTTTGGGTTTTGATGGTAAAATGACTGCCAGGATCACGTTTGGAAAAAACGAACATTATTCGGACGTGCCCAATATGGCTATCAAAAATCTGGTAGTAAGCAATGATGATGATCGATACAGCTTCCAGTTAAATGAGTGGACCGGCAACGATGTGTACAGCGCCGAAGGAGATGATTTGGGCCATGTTGATAACCCGTCCTGGCTCATTAACGAATCGTATTTTTGGAAGCAAAAGTATACGCGAACGTTTAATGAGGTTGCCGGCTTAAATTTTAACCAGCGTACAGGGCAGTTTTTTATTTTTAAAAACGATTCGGTTTTTTATTATGACAACGAACGCGGCAATGCCTGGGCCAAAGCCTTCAAAAAACAACTGGATGTACCACTACACCTCGGTAAAAGCGTTATTAATGTAAAAGAGAACAAATGCTACCTGTACGAAGTGTTACGGGCGCCAAAGCCATCTCCCAGCATAGCGGCTTTTAACCTTGACAGCCTTACCTGGGATTTTTATGGCCGCGCAACCATTACCGAGCAAAGGCATCACCATAATATATTTTACGATAAGGATTTTAATAACCTGTACCTGTTTGGCGGTTACGGTTCGTTTAAATACTATAAAGATTTTTTTAAGTACGATAAGATAACGGATAACTGGCAGATCCAGAATTTTACCGGCGATGTGATCACCCCCCGCTTTTTTTCGGCCAGCAGTACGGCCGATAGCAATAATGATGTTTATATTTTTGGCGGTTATGGCAACCAGTCGGGCAACCAGGTGGTTGGCGGGATGCACTATTATGATTTGTACCGGGTTAACTTAAGTACCCATACCGTTAAAAAACTATGGGATATAAAGCCTAACGAAGAAGCCTTTGTGCCGGCCAATAACCTGATCATTTCAAAAGATAAGCAGTTTTTTTACGCGCTTTGCTATCCGCACGAAAAACCAAAAACCGCCATGCGGCTTTACAAGTTTTCGATAAAGGACGGATCGTACCAGATAGTAAGCGGAACGATCCCTGTTGTATCCGAACGCATAGAAACAGATCATAACCTGTTTTACAATGCCACGCAGGATGTGTTTTATTGTACCACGCAGGAGTTTATTACACCATCGCAATCGGTAATAAAGATTTTCGCCCTTACTGCGCCTCCGGTAAGCGAGCTGGATTACCTTGCAGCACATCAGCCGCGCCAAAAAACATTTACGCTGTACCGGGTTTTGGGCGGTGTTTCAGCCCTGCTGCTGTTAGCCGGCATAGTGATGTTTTTTCTGAAACGAAAAAGAACTGATGATGAGGTGCCCGCTCCGGCTGGTAATGAAGCGCCTGTTATTACCTATAGGGAAGAGAACGAGCCCGGCAGCAGGGCTAACGCGGTGTACCTGTTGGGTGAGTTTACCGTATTTGATAAAAACGCGAAGGATATCACTTACCTGTTCAGCTCGAAAATTAAACAGCTTTTTATCCTTATTTTATTGAATAGCCGTGATAAGAGTGGCGTGATCTCTAAGAAGATCTCCACTATTCTTTGGCCTGATAAAGATGTAGCTAAAACCAAAAACATCCGCGGAGTTACCATCAATCACCTGCGTAAGATCCTTTCGGATATTGAGGGGCTGGAACTTACTTTCCTTAATGATACCTATAGCTTTGTTATAGCCGATGATTTTTATTGCGATTACTTTATTGTAAGGGACGATCTGAAACAGGCCGGCAATGCTGAGCAATCTTTATTTAACCACTTTGATCTGGTAGCACGCGGCGGATTACTGCAGCATATTCCCGAAATTTGGCTGGATGATTTTAAACAGGAGTATGAAGAAGCCCTGATGCCGGTAATTTTGCCGGTGATTAAAAAGGTTTACGACTCGTTTGATTATAAAAGAGCGCTTGAAATCTCGCGGGTTGTTTTAAATATCGATCCTTTTAACGATATCGCTATTAAATTTAAAATCAAAGCTTTGCGCCGTACCCGTGGCATTGAGCATGCCCGCAAAGTATATGATGAGTTTGCTGCCGAGTACGAAAAATCGTTAGGGGAGGAATACCACGTTCCTTTTGAGAAGATCTGCTCCAATAAATCGGATGAGCGTTAA